A stretch of the Haladaptatus cibarius D43 genome encodes the following:
- a CDS encoding ABC transporter permease has product MTRTYRRPLLTRWSRRDRLTILVVAVVVALLVGTTLLLLSVGTEAESVSNQFSDSMTVRHFDSVATARNHTSQSSILLPTATDSRNGTDHLLIGVPPDAPRVLSNYSVAWRTARLPPPPETGVKGAVEQPTTHRFETDDGSVRLRVSPYTGDSAFPRSWYVGTPSTVRDTGGSGAFVIERASGNGFDRLGDDGTATPSLFLYFLAGVREVLRVLTGVTILAGVLVLVVLYNVTRMSVRERTTAIRVVRTTGGTPRQVLTLFSARAGLLTFTGVLLGYAGGVIVTRLAVNVAVYAGVPLSLAPHVTTMSLMVLLPMFVCVTVVGLLAGILAAWPAVSKSPASLTTIHSPKSRRTADSGSFRARSGTALLRWRALVPTATTLAVFALIILLSGSLATALTPLATPSSGTVSESDAPYPMASRIDADYASALRSQGLAASPEIIVPQLRDGQPYLVRGGNFSSFRAVSDARLVTGHAPRTKYDAVVGRDLARTLDIGIGDSVTLGGASSPATTRVRIVGTFEAPGVLDDQLVIPLSTAHDLSTNPGTVQFIRTSGGTPNLTGGDTGIGVTGVDAPSAASVGDPFTVRLDVHNFEDSAEKRQFTVRLAGESKSFVASPAAGGSSSVTLNLTVEKPGNHMLRIGSRAKRITVYRQPPLSLDTVPNRGPPGAQMLVPVVTQNGKPVAGATVELAGTTRTTNEDGVATVGLPNRTGNYTLTASKGKRANTTHVSVESGTSLPFGGQVRVTPNPASVYARPTADVTLVNPWERTLTRRVSVVTSGKTVTRTVTLPPHQIESTTVELASDSQSGKLPPGKHAVRLVSDGDALATDQYRIIGDERVYSTIARDSDFSKGSGIGHAVRSVFGDLQTLLVSMAVLAGLTTVGSTAATFAQSVHARRRAVAIHRATGATRRQILCLVLADVWRIAVVSIVVGIVAALLVGLALEALGLSTVFGVQLSITASVRILATVALGSFLLATVSALVVTIPFLLADPADP; this is encoded by the coding sequence ATGACGCGAACCTACCGCCGACCCTTGCTCACACGATGGTCGCGGCGCGACCGTCTCACGATTCTCGTCGTCGCCGTTGTCGTCGCACTTCTCGTCGGCACCACGTTGCTGTTGCTCTCCGTCGGCACCGAGGCCGAATCGGTTTCGAACCAGTTTTCGGACTCAATGACGGTGAGACACTTCGACTCGGTCGCGACTGCACGGAACCACACGAGCCAATCCTCCATTCTGCTCCCGACTGCGACTGACTCGCGAAACGGTACCGACCACCTCCTAATCGGGGTTCCACCGGACGCGCCGAGGGTACTCTCTAACTACTCTGTCGCGTGGCGGACGGCCCGTCTCCCGCCGCCGCCCGAGACGGGGGTCAAGGGGGCAGTGGAGCAGCCGACGACGCATCGGTTCGAAACCGACGACGGGAGCGTTCGTCTTCGCGTGTCGCCCTACACCGGCGACTCAGCATTCCCCCGCTCGTGGTACGTCGGCACCCCATCAACTGTCCGCGACACGGGCGGTTCGGGTGCATTCGTCATCGAGCGTGCATCCGGAAACGGGTTTGACCGGCTCGGAGACGACGGCACTGCGACTCCCTCGCTGTTCCTGTACTTCCTCGCAGGTGTCCGGGAGGTGCTTCGGGTGTTGACCGGGGTGACGATACTCGCGGGTGTTCTCGTCCTCGTCGTCCTCTACAACGTGACGCGGATGAGCGTTCGCGAGCGGACAACGGCCATCCGCGTCGTCCGTACGACCGGCGGCACGCCGAGACAGGTTCTTACCCTGTTCAGCGCTCGAGCGGGGTTGCTCACCTTCACGGGCGTCTTGCTCGGGTACGCGGGCGGCGTCATCGTCACGCGCCTCGCCGTCAACGTCGCGGTCTACGCAGGCGTCCCGCTCTCGCTCGCGCCGCACGTCACGACCATGTCACTCATGGTTTTACTCCCGATGTTCGTCTGCGTCACAGTCGTCGGCCTGTTAGCTGGCATTCTGGCCGCGTGGCCAGCGGTGTCGAAATCGCCCGCATCGCTGACAACGATTCATTCGCCGAAATCACGACGTACCGCTGATTCTGGGTCGTTCCGAGCGCGTTCCGGCACGGCGCTGTTGCGGTGGCGGGCACTCGTTCCGACCGCGACCACCTTGGCCGTGTTCGCACTCATTATCCTCCTCTCGGGGTCGCTGGCGACCGCATTGACGCCGCTTGCTACCCCTTCGAGCGGAACCGTTTCCGAATCGGACGCTCCCTATCCGATGGCGAGTCGAATCGACGCCGACTACGCGTCGGCGCTCCGCTCGCAGGGACTCGCGGCGAGTCCGGAAATTATCGTTCCACAGCTTCGAGATGGACAGCCATACTTGGTACGCGGGGGGAACTTCTCCTCGTTCCGCGCCGTCTCCGACGCACGACTCGTCACCGGGCACGCCCCGCGTACCAAGTACGATGCGGTCGTTGGCCGCGACCTCGCACGGACGCTCGACATCGGCATTGGCGACTCGGTCACACTAGGCGGCGCGTCGTCGCCCGCAACCACCCGGGTTCGCATCGTCGGTACGTTCGAGGCACCGGGCGTCCTCGACGACCAGTTGGTCATTCCGCTCTCGACCGCACACGACCTCTCGACGAATCCGGGAACCGTTCAGTTCATCAGAACTTCAGGCGGCACGCCGAACCTCACCGGCGGCGATACTGGCATCGGCGTGACCGGCGTGGACGCGCCGTCGGCCGCATCGGTCGGCGATCCGTTCACCGTGCGATTAGACGTTCACAACTTCGAGGACAGCGCCGAGAAACGGCAGTTCACCGTCCGCCTCGCCGGGGAATCGAAGTCCTTCGTCGCGTCGCCGGCGGCGGGCGGGAGTTCGAGCGTGACGCTAAACCTCACCGTCGAAAAACCGGGGAACCACATGCTCCGCATCGGGTCGCGGGCGAAGCGAATCACCGTCTATCGCCAGCCGCCGCTGTCGCTCGACACCGTGCCGAATCGCGGGCCACCGGGAGCGCAGATGCTCGTCCCTGTGGTAACACAGAACGGCAAACCGGTGGCAGGTGCGACCGTCGAACTCGCGGGAACAACGCGGACAACGAACGAGGACGGCGTCGCAACCGTCGGGCTCCCGAACCGGACAGGGAATTACACGCTGACCGCTTCGAAGGGGAAGCGAGCGAACACAACGCACGTTTCGGTCGAGTCGGGGACGTCACTCCCGTTCGGCGGACAGGTTCGCGTGACGCCGAATCCCGCCAGTGTGTACGCTCGTCCGACCGCCGACGTGACGCTCGTCAATCCATGGGAGAGAACGCTGACGAGACGGGTTTCCGTCGTCACGTCGGGGAAGACCGTAACGCGAACCGTGACGCTCCCTCCGCACCAAATCGAATCGACGACGGTCGAACTCGCGTCTGACTCGCAGTCTGGCAAGCTTCCACCCGGCAAACATGCCGTCCGTCTCGTTTCAGACGGCGATGCTCTCGCCACAGACCAGTATCGCATTATCGGCGACGAACGCGTCTACTCGACCATCGCCCGCGACAGCGACTTCTCGAAGGGATCGGGAATCGGGCACGCCGTTCGGAGCGTGTTTGGCGACCTACAGACGTTGCTCGTTTCGATGGCGGTTCTCGCCGGTCTGACCACGGTCGGAAGCACGGCGGCGACGTTCGCACAGAGCGTCCACGCGAGACGGCGGGCCGTGGCGATTCATCGCGCCACCGGTGCCACTCGGCGACAGATACTCTGTCTCGTCCTCGCCGACGTGTGGCGGATTGCGGTCGTGTCTATTGTCGTCGGAATCGTGGCGGCCCTCCTTGTCGGACTGGCGCTCGAAGCGCTCGGTCTCTCGACCGTGTTCGGCGTTCAGTTGTCGATTACGGCATCGGTTCGGATACTCGCTACGGTAGCCCTCGGATCGTTCCTTCTCGCTACCGTCAGCGCGCTGGTGGTGACGATTCCGTTTCTCCTCGCCGATCCGGCCGACCCATGA
- the glmS gene encoding glutamine--fructose-6-phosphate transaminase (isomerizing), producing the protein MCGIIGCIDRDDIVPTLLSGLSKLEYRGYDSAGIAVANSGVRVVKREGELNELVQRIESEPELDGISGIGHTRWSTHGRPSDENAHPHTDCSSRVAVVHNGIIENYQSLRTELQSLGHEFESDTDTEVVPHIIGHELDAGSSPRTAFYEAVEKLEGSYAIAAVFEGHDEVMAARQGSSLVLGVGDDATYVASDITALVDRTDSVVHMDDGEFAFLSTDGHEIVDENDERQSKTQTTIEWDAEAVAKGEHDHYMLKEIHEQPAALRECLRDRSTTGQFVTADVFNDDHLGPIHFVACGTSYHAALYGARLLRERGVPAQAFLASEYATAPPPIRDSTLVVGVTQSGETADTLAALRAADERDAQTLALTNVVGSTAARECDDVLYIRSGPEISVAATKTFASQLVMLTLLAHQTSLESGIGNADRLLSALNELSGQIQQVLDTTNAMPTARRLANSSGYFFIGRGLQYPVALEGALKMKEITYEHAEGFAAGELKHGPLALVTEETPVFVSAIGDDETVQKTISNAKEVSARGAPVVAVTDGTTSIERFADVALRVPETHRMLAPILVNVQYQLLAYYTARYLGRSIDKPRNLAKSVTVK; encoded by the coding sequence ATGTGTGGCATCATCGGCTGCATCGACAGAGACGACATCGTGCCAACGCTCCTGTCGGGGCTGTCGAAACTGGAGTATCGCGGCTATGACTCGGCAGGAATCGCCGTCGCCAACTCGGGCGTACGAGTCGTCAAGCGCGAGGGCGAACTCAACGAACTCGTCCAGCGGATCGAGTCGGAACCAGAACTCGACGGTATCTCCGGAATCGGACACACTCGGTGGAGTACGCACGGGCGGCCGTCGGACGAGAACGCACATCCGCACACGGACTGTTCAAGTCGGGTCGCCGTCGTCCACAACGGTATCATCGAGAACTATCAGTCACTCCGCACCGAACTCCAGTCGCTTGGCCACGAGTTCGAGAGCGATACGGACACGGAGGTTGTTCCACATATCATCGGCCACGAACTCGACGCCGGTTCGTCGCCGAGAACCGCGTTCTACGAAGCGGTCGAGAAACTGGAGGGGAGCTACGCTATCGCGGCGGTGTTCGAGGGCCACGACGAAGTGATGGCCGCTCGACAAGGCTCCTCGCTCGTCCTCGGCGTCGGCGACGATGCGACGTACGTGGCGAGCGACATCACCGCGCTGGTAGACCGTACAGACAGCGTCGTTCATATGGACGACGGCGAGTTCGCGTTTCTCTCGACCGACGGACACGAAATCGTGGATGAGAACGACGAACGGCAGTCGAAAACGCAGACCACTATCGAGTGGGACGCAGAAGCGGTCGCAAAAGGGGAGCACGACCACTACATGCTGAAGGAAATCCACGAGCAACCGGCCGCACTCCGGGAGTGTCTCCGTGACCGTTCGACTACGGGCCAGTTCGTTACGGCGGACGTTTTCAACGACGACCATCTCGGCCCGATTCACTTCGTCGCGTGCGGAACCAGCTATCACGCGGCGCTCTACGGAGCACGGCTCCTGCGAGAACGAGGGGTTCCGGCGCAGGCGTTTCTGGCGAGCGAGTACGCGACGGCACCGCCCCCGATTCGAGATTCGACGCTCGTTGTCGGCGTCACACAGAGCGGCGAGACGGCGGACACGCTCGCCGCCCTCCGAGCGGCCGACGAGCGGGATGCACAGACGCTCGCACTGACGAACGTCGTCGGAAGCACGGCAGCCCGGGAGTGCGACGATGTGCTCTACATCCGATCGGGGCCGGAGATAAGCGTCGCCGCGACCAAAACGTTCGCGAGCCAACTCGTCATGCTCACGCTGTTGGCCCACCAGACGTCGTTGGAGAGCGGAATCGGCAATGCCGATCGCCTGCTTTCAGCGCTCAACGAGCTGTCGGGACAGATTCAACAAGTTCTCGATACAACCAACGCGATGCCCACGGCTCGCCGTCTTGCGAACAGTTCGGGGTACTTTTTCATCGGACGCGGATTGCAGTACCCCGTCGCGCTGGAGGGTGCGCTGAAGATGAAAGAGATCACCTACGAACACGCCGAGGGATTCGCCGCGGGCGAACTCAAACACGGACCGTTGGCGTTGGTGACCGAGGAGACGCCCGTTTTCGTCTCGGCCATCGGAGACGACGAGACGGTTCAGAAGACGATTTCCAACGCGAAAGAGGTGAGCGCGCGCGGCGCGCCCGTCGTCGCGGTCACGGACGGAACGACGTCCATCGAACGCTTTGCGGACGTAGCGCTTCGGGTACCGGAGACGCATCGAATGCTCGCGCCGATACTCGTGAACGTGCAGTACCAACTGCTCGCGTACTACACGGCCCGGTATCTCGGACGTTCCATCGACAAACCGCGAAATCTCGCCAAGAGTGTCACCGTCAAGTGA
- a CDS encoding DUF4350 domain-containing protein — protein MTGFDSVRTPVVFLFVLSTLVFVTMSVGSVVSTTDFSGYNPTWDGTSTLRGWGDEDGTKSNVVLEPATYRSIPANDTVVFVIAPDASQSDSSALRQFVHRGGTVVVMDDRGNGSNQLLASLGADARIDGTTLRDERYNYHSPAMPIAQNVSDHPLTANIERLTFNYGTAVEPNDATPLVSTSNFSYLDANSNHSLDGNEQLDSYPVATVENVSDGRVVVVGDPSMAVNSMLSSPGNEQFLRGLITAHDRVFFDETYAKEPPPLALALIVVRRSLAVQLAVVGALAAVVFGARHTETVSAATCRFAERVGFTTDDATVSIDDDAIVTAIKRRYPSWSRSRIERIVDDVRSGRKDGETDD, from the coding sequence GTGACCGGATTCGACTCGGTTCGGACACCAGTCGTTTTCCTGTTTGTTCTCTCGACGCTGGTATTCGTGACGATGAGTGTCGGAAGCGTCGTCTCGACCACCGATTTCAGCGGCTACAACCCCACGTGGGACGGAACGTCCACCCTTCGCGGGTGGGGGGACGAGGACGGCACGAAGTCGAACGTCGTCCTCGAACCGGCGACGTATCGCTCGATTCCGGCGAACGACACCGTCGTGTTCGTCATCGCTCCGGACGCGTCACAGAGCGACTCCTCGGCGCTACGGCAGTTCGTCCATCGCGGTGGTACCGTCGTTGTGATGGACGACCGCGGAAACGGAAGCAACCAACTGCTCGCATCGCTCGGAGCTGACGCCCGCATCGACGGCACCACGCTTCGGGACGAACGATATAACTACCACTCACCAGCCATGCCAATCGCACAAAACGTCTCCGACCATCCGCTCACCGCGAACATTGAGCGGTTGACCTTCAACTACGGAACCGCCGTCGAACCGAACGATGCCACGCCCCTCGTCTCGACGTCGAATTTTAGCTATCTCGACGCGAACTCGAATCACTCGCTGGACGGGAACGAACAACTCGACAGCTATCCGGTGGCGACGGTCGAGAACGTCAGTGACGGCCGCGTCGTCGTCGTGGGCGACCCCAGCATGGCGGTCAATTCGATGCTGTCCAGTCCGGGGAACGAACAGTTCCTCCGTGGACTGATAACCGCCCACGACCGCGTCTTCTTCGACGAAACCTACGCCAAGGAACCGCCGCCACTCGCGCTCGCCCTCATCGTCGTCCGCCGGTCGCTCGCTGTACAACTCGCGGTCGTCGGCGCGCTTGCCGCTGTCGTCTTCGGGGCTCGCCATACCGAGACGGTTTCGGCGGCAACCTGTCGGTTTGCGGAGCGAGTCGGTTTCACGACCGACGACGCGACCGTTTCGATAGACGACGACGCGATAGTGACCGCCATCAAACGCCGGTATCCGTCGTGGTCACGGAGCCGCATCGAACGCATCGTCGATGATGTGCGTTCCGGACGCAAGGACGGTGAAACCGATGACTGA
- a CDS encoding AAA family ATPase — translation MTDAETLYQLIRDEISHVLIGKESLIEHLTVSLLTDGHVLLEGVPGIAKTTVANLFAQATGLSHNRIQMTPDLLPADVTGTRVYRENTGEFTLQKGSIFANLVVADEVNRATPKTQSAFLEAMEENGVTIDGKTLDLPDPFMVIATQNPIDMEGTYQLPEAQRDRFQQKVIVELPTESEEGELLDRIDENPNLSSDDIEQVATTEMINKARREVTTVYVAPAVKSYILRLVEAARMHEAVEYGGSPRASIAFLQTAKARASIHGRSYVLPDDVKFHLRSILTHRLVLDADAELRETSVDDVLTAIEETTESPGTTADELTPIPDGDGGDEWG, via the coding sequence ATGACTGACGCCGAAACGCTGTACCAATTGATTCGAGATGAAATCAGCCACGTGCTTATCGGGAAGGAGTCGCTCATCGAACATCTCACCGTCTCCTTATTGACCGACGGACACGTCCTGCTCGAAGGTGTTCCCGGAATCGCAAAGACGACCGTCGCGAACCTCTTCGCACAGGCGACCGGTCTCTCGCACAACCGCATCCAGATGACGCCCGACCTCCTTCCGGCCGACGTGACCGGGACGCGCGTCTACCGAGAGAACACCGGGGAATTCACGCTCCAAAAGGGGTCTATCTTCGCCAACCTCGTCGTCGCCGATGAAGTCAACCGCGCGACGCCGAAGACCCAGAGCGCGTTCCTCGAAGCGATGGAGGAAAACGGTGTCACCATTGACGGCAAGACGCTCGACCTCCCCGACCCATTCATGGTTATCGCCACGCAGAACCCCATCGACATGGAAGGAACGTATCAGCTACCCGAGGCACAACGAGACCGATTTCAACAGAAGGTCATCGTCGAACTGCCAACTGAGTCCGAGGAGGGGGAACTTCTCGACCGAATCGACGAGAATCCGAATCTCAGTTCGGACGACATCGAGCAGGTCGCCACGACTGAGATGATAAACAAGGCACGGCGTGAGGTTACAACGGTCTACGTCGCACCAGCCGTGAAGTCGTATATTCTCCGCCTTGTCGAAGCAGCGCGGATGCACGAAGCGGTCGAGTATGGCGGCTCTCCCCGTGCCTCCATCGCGTTCCTGCAGACGGCAAAGGCACGAGCGTCGATTCACGGTCGCTCCTACGTGCTTCCCGACGACGTGAAGTTCCATCTCCGTTCGATTCTCACTCATCGATTGGTTCTCGACGCCGACGCGGAGTTGCGTGAAACGTCGGTAGACGACGTACTCACTGCTATCGAAGAAACGACGGAGTCGCCGGGAACGACGGCGGACGAACTGACGCCAATCCCGGACGGCGACGGCGGGGACGAGTGGGGCTGA
- a CDS encoding DUF58 domain-containing protein, translating to MYATRRQWIVAVTALSFSVLAVVFARPSLVFGTVGVACWLLYHYYSFVVELERLPDELTVSQSISQPSIPTDAPLSVTLDASLARRTAFEVTVESRPPISGRGAETANRTVIFGADETAATTTYSVEFPTAGTVSFEECAVEVTDGHGLLTARWKQGDEPTVTVEQRTPANVHVGRGGKRTYSVYDDEDAERNVHGQPTVEIREYKTGDSLRRIDWNATARFDYPHIREYENEPDRRVAIFIDHRPSVGSGRPGETQFAYLREAALALVAEAHERSDAVGLFAVGSDGVTVSRSFRSTPEQYAAVRKALYSLDVDDGASPSVECRSTDDTSRGQRTLPDDGSLFAARIRPYLLTRGDTTSAADDPLFKAVRSHVERHSEDVYVALFTSDVHRTEVRNCVQYTSWRARQTNAFLAPTVLFDPDGLSTLDETYSEYVSFERFRRTLGSYPQTSAFEVGPGDRIETILTSVRQVRA from the coding sequence ATGTACGCGACTCGTCGTCAGTGGATAGTCGCCGTAACCGCACTCTCGTTCTCCGTGTTAGCAGTCGTCTTCGCCCGGCCGTCACTCGTCTTCGGCACCGTGGGAGTCGCCTGTTGGCTCCTCTACCACTATTACTCGTTCGTAGTAGAGCTCGAACGACTACCGGACGAGCTAACGGTCTCGCAGTCGATTTCACAGCCCTCGATTCCGACAGACGCGCCGCTGTCGGTCACTCTCGACGCGTCACTGGCGCGTCGAACCGCGTTCGAGGTGACGGTCGAATCGCGCCCACCGATTTCCGGTCGTGGAGCAGAGACGGCGAATCGAACCGTGATCTTTGGCGCGGACGAGACGGCGGCAACGACGACGTATTCGGTCGAATTTCCGACCGCCGGAACAGTCTCGTTCGAGGAGTGCGCGGTCGAAGTTACCGACGGCCATGGATTGTTGACGGCGCGGTGGAAACAAGGCGACGAACCGACCGTTACAGTCGAACAGCGAACGCCCGCAAACGTCCACGTCGGACGAGGCGGTAAGCGAACGTACAGCGTCTACGACGACGAAGATGCTGAACGAAACGTCCACGGTCAGCCCACGGTCGAGATACGTGAGTACAAAACCGGCGACAGCCTCCGCCGGATAGATTGGAACGCGACGGCCAGATTCGACTACCCGCACATCCGCGAGTACGAGAACGAACCGGATCGCCGGGTCGCAATATTCATCGACCATCGTCCGTCGGTAGGAAGCGGTCGCCCCGGCGAAACGCAGTTCGCGTACCTCAGGGAGGCCGCACTCGCGCTCGTCGCCGAAGCCCACGAACGCTCGGATGCGGTTGGACTGTTCGCCGTGGGCTCCGACGGCGTCACCGTCAGTCGTTCGTTTCGCTCGACGCCGGAGCAATACGCGGCGGTTCGGAAGGCGCTCTACTCGCTCGATGTGGACGACGGCGCTTCCCCCAGTGTCGAGTGCCGTTCGACCGACGACACGTCTCGCGGACAGCGAACACTACCGGACGACGGATCTCTGTTCGCGGCACGAATCCGACCGTATCTTCTGACTCGGGGCGATACGACCTCCGCGGCGGACGACCCTCTGTTCAAGGCCGTCCGTTCCCACGTCGAACGCCACTCCGAAGACGTGTACGTCGCGTTGTTCACGTCGGATGTGCACCGAACAGAGGTTCGAAACTGCGTCCAGTATACGAGTTGGCGGGCGAGGCAGACGAACGCGTTTCTCGCGCCGACCGTTCTCTTCGACCCAGACGGCCTCTCCACGCTCGATGAAACCTACTCGGAGTACGTCTCATTCGAGCGATTCCGACGGACGCTCGGTTCGTATCCGCAAACTTCGGCGTTCGAAGTCGGGCCGGGCGACCGAATCGAAACCATCCTCACGTCCGTCCGGCAGGTGCGTGCGTAA
- a CDS encoding carboxypeptidase-like regulatory domain-containing protein — MNCLRHTVSVAIVVALIVTSSAIVIGQTTTTSEQATDSPASGSVETTPNGTVPRHQNPEQVRRDGNTDAVERWLEARLARRLGDSAVHLKRGQYEQARSIVGGDYSRQLGQYVEIQQSMRTNDSDNSTEQFQQGVKSQRTFAESVQEYRQTYKKYQRARRNGNIERARQHARKLDRLSARTNQSASSVKSTYRNVSQTTSVNLSQQSQQVTSISQNVSQTQTTVEDEVFQRTSLNVSTSSRNASFLDPVQLSGTLTAANGSAVANRNVTLMVENQTIRTRTSFDGRFRTTYRPTTLPVNTSRVTVEYRPSNTSAYLGANDTVNLNVTQVTPNVTLTRTPNRTAFDRRFVVSGTVSADDIEAWNVPVAVSLGGEQIGTTTTGANGSFSLQTRLPMSVQSGQQQLRATVPLSGRALASANESTTVTVERTNASLSVNATRNESRVETSGRLTTRNGTAVAQRTVVFRVNGTRVAETTTGKNGSYATTFELPSSVADSESATVTAVYEPSGSNLGAARASDVVEGMSSHQRLLDWISVPWTGGVLFVFVVLVGLIFGRSRRTDAVSDVDDATDADDERDPDERVKPVEADAEFDAETNLLDTARTHLSMDEYASAVEAGYVAFRQYLDRQYGLTQSATPREFRDSAESEISDREYRILSDLTACYEHVAFASRPISAAAVSDLLAVVEENMIDEEMTDLGNATDESDGEGSRD, encoded by the coding sequence ATGAACTGCCTGAGACACACAGTATCTGTAGCGATAGTTGTCGCCCTTATCGTTACGTCGTCGGCGATAGTCATCGGACAGACCACGACCACGTCCGAACAGGCGACTGACAGCCCCGCGTCGGGTTCCGTCGAGACGACGCCCAACGGAACTGTTCCCCGTCACCAGAATCCGGAACAGGTTCGACGGGATGGGAATACCGATGCGGTCGAGCGGTGGCTCGAAGCCCGACTCGCGCGGCGACTTGGCGACAGCGCCGTTCATCTCAAACGGGGACAGTACGAGCAAGCACGGAGCATCGTCGGTGGCGACTATTCTCGCCAACTCGGACAGTACGTCGAGATTCAGCAGTCGATGCGAACGAACGACAGCGACAACAGCACCGAGCAGTTCCAGCAGGGTGTAAAGAGCCAGCGAACGTTCGCCGAGTCGGTGCAAGAGTATCGTCAAACCTACAAAAAATACCAACGCGCGAGGCGGAACGGAAACATCGAGCGGGCACGACAACATGCGCGGAAACTCGACCGACTGTCAGCGCGGACGAACCAGTCCGCTTCGTCGGTGAAATCGACGTATCGAAACGTCTCACAGACGACATCGGTCAATTTGTCCCAGCAGTCACAGCAGGTCACATCCATTTCACAGAACGTTTCCCAAACGCAAACGACCGTTGAGGACGAGGTGTTCCAGCGAACATCGCTAAACGTATCAACGTCGTCGCGCAACGCTTCGTTCCTTGACCCGGTGCAGTTGAGTGGCACGTTGACCGCGGCGAATGGATCCGCGGTAGCGAACCGGAACGTGACGCTCATGGTCGAAAATCAAACTATCCGGACGAGAACTAGCTTCGACGGACGCTTTCGTACTACGTACCGTCCAACGACGCTCCCGGTGAACACCAGTCGGGTGACAGTCGAATATCGCCCGTCGAACACGTCGGCGTATCTCGGTGCGAACGACACTGTCAACCTGAACGTGACGCAGGTCACTCCGAACGTGACGCTAACACGAACGCCGAACAGAACCGCATTCGACCGGCGATTCGTCGTTTCGGGTACCGTCAGTGCCGACGATATCGAGGCATGGAACGTCCCGGTGGCCGTCAGTCTCGGCGGCGAGCAAATTGGGACGACTACCACTGGAGCGAACGGTTCTTTCAGTCTCCAAACTCGACTTCCGATGTCCGTTCAGTCCGGGCAACAGCAACTTCGGGCGACGGTGCCGCTCTCGGGACGAGCACTGGCGAGCGCGAACGAATCCACGACTGTCACCGTCGAGCGGACGAACGCCTCGTTGTCGGTCAACGCGACGCGGAACGAGAGTCGCGTCGAAACGAGCGGGAGACTCACGACCAGAAACGGGACAGCGGTGGCACAGCGCACCGTCGTCTTTCGCGTGAACGGAACTCGTGTCGCCGAGACGACGACGGGAAAGAACGGAAGTTACGCGACGACGTTCGAACTACCATCGTCCGTGGCCGATAGCGAGTCAGCCACGGTAACCGCGGTGTACGAACCATCCGGGTCGAATCTCGGCGCCGCGCGGGCGAGTGACGTCGTCGAGGGGATGTCGAGTCACCAGCGCCTCCTCGATTGGATTTCGGTTCCGTGGACTGGAGGGGTGCTATTTGTGTTCGTCGTTCTCGTCGGACTAATTTTCGGTCGGTCGCGTCGCACTGATGCCGTGAGCGACGTAGACGACGCGACCGACGCGGACGACGAGAGAGATCCGGATGAGCGAGTAAAACCGGTCGAAGCGGACGCCGAATTCGACGCCGAGACGAATCTTCTCGACACCGCTCGAACCCATCTTTCGATGGACGAATACGCGTCTGCGGTCGAAGCGGGGTACGTCGCGTTCCGGCAGTATCTCGATCGGCAGTACGGCCTTACCCAATCCGCGACACCACGCGAATTCCGCGATTCGGCCGAGTCGGAAATCAGCGACCGCGAATACAGGATACTCAGCGACTTGACCGCGTGCTATGAGCACGTTGCGTTTGCATCACGTCCGATTTCGGCAGCCGCTGTTTCCGATCTGCTTGCCGTTGTCGAGGAGAACATGATTGACGAGGAGATGACCGATTTGGGGAATGCGACAGATGAATCGGACGGTGAGGGGTCGAGAGACTGA